One window of Aspergillus oryzae RIB40 DNA, chromosome 3 genomic DNA carries:
- a CDS encoding putative ATP citrate lyase, subunit 1 (ATP-citrate lyase) has translation MSSTAPLVNTANGGSANDNITRFAPPSRVLSPLNHALFHNKTRCFVYGMQPKAVQGMLDFDFICKRSTPSVAGIIYTFGGQFVSKMYWGTSETLLPVYQDVSKAMAKHPDVDTVVNFASSRSVYSSTMELMNCPQIKSIAIIAEGVPERRAREILVTAKEKGITIIGPATVGGIKPGAFKIGNTGGMMDNIVASKLYRKGSVGYVSKSGGMSNELNNIVSQNTDGVYEGVAIGGDRYPGTTFIDHLLRYQNEPECKILVLLGEVGGVEEYRVIEAVKNGTITKPIVAWAIGTCASMFKTEVQFGHAGASANSDLETAVAKNKAMREAGIHVPETFEDMPGVLKQVYDQEVSKGNIQPQPEPVPPKIPIDYSWAQELGLVRKPAAFISTISDDRGQELLYAGMPISDVFREDIGIGGVMSLLWFRRRLPAYASKFLEMVLMLTADHGPAVSGAMNTIITTRAGKDLISALVSGLLTIGSRFGGALDGAAEEFTKAFDKGLSPRDFVDTMRKENKLIPGIGHRVKSRNNPDLRVELVKEFAKKHFPSTKLLDYAIAVETVTTSKKDNLILNVDGCVAVCFVDLMRNSGAFSPEEVEDYMKMGVLNGLFVLGRSIGLIAHYLDQKRLRTGLYRHPWDDITYLLPALQKGGSEGRVEVNI, from the exons ATGTCTTCTACCGCTCCTCTTGTCAACACCGCCAATGGCGGCTCTGCCAATGACAACATCACCCGCTTCGCACCCCCCAGCCGTGTGCTCTCTCCTCTCAACCATGCCCTCTTCCACAACAAGACCAGATGTTTCGTATA TGGTATGCAGCCCAAGGCCGTGCAGGGCATGCTCGACTTCGATTTCATCTGCAAGCGCAGCACACCCTCAGTCGCCGGTATCATCTACACTTTCGGTGGTCAATTCGTGAGCAAGATGTACTGGGGTACTAGCGAGACTTTGCTCCCTGTCTACCAGGACGTTTCCAAGGCCATGGCCAAGCACCCCGATGTTGACACTGTTGTCAACTTCGCCTCCTCCCGTTCCGTGTACAGCTCTACCATGGAGTTGATGAACTGCCCTCAGATTAAGTCCATTGCCATCATTGCCGAGGGTGTCCCAGAAAGA CGCGCTCGTGAGATTCTCGTCACTGCtaaggagaagggcatcaCCATTATTGGACCCGCTACCGTTGGAGGTATCAAGCCTGGTGCTTTCAAGATTGGTAACACTGGTGGTATGATGGACAACATTGTGGCTTCCAAGCTCTACCGTAAGGGCTCTGTCGGCTACGTCTCCAAGTCCGGTGGTATGTCCAATGAATTGAACAACATTGTCTCTCAGAATACCGATGGTGTCTACGAGGGTGTTGCCATTGGTGGTGATCGTTACCCTGGTACCACTTTCATCGACCATTTGCTGCGTTACCAGAACGAGCCGGAGTGCAAGATCCTTGTGTTGCTCGGCGAAGTCGGTGGTGTTGAGGAGTACCGTGTCATCGAGGCCGTCAAGAAcggcaccatcaccaagccCATTGTTGCCTGGGCTATTGGTACTTGCGCCAGCATGTTCAAGACGGAGGTCCAGTTCGGTCACGCTGGTGCTTCGGCCAACTCCGACCTGGAGACCGCTGTTGCTAAGAACAAGGCCATGAGGGAGGCTGGTATCCACGTTCCCGAGACCTTTGAGGACATGCCCGGCGTGCTCAAGCAGGTCTACGACCAGGAGGTCAGCAAGGGCAACATCCAGCCTCAGCCCGAGCCTGTTCCCCCTAAGATTCCTATCGACTACTCCTGGGCCCAGGAGCTCGGTCTCGTCCGTAAGCCCGCTGCTTTCATCTCCACTATCTCCGACGACCGTGGTCAGGAGCTCCTTTACGCCGGTATGCCCATCTCCGATGTCTTCCGGGAGGACATTGGCATTGGTGGTGTcatgtctcttctttggttccGCCGCCGCCTTCCCGCCTATGCTAGCAAGttcttggagatggttcTCATGCTTACCGCTGATCACGGCCCTGCCGTGTCCGGTGCCATgaacaccatcatcaccacccGTGCCGGCAAGGATCTGATCAGTGCTCTCGTTTCTGGTCTTCTGACCATTGGTTCTCGTTTCGGTGGTGCCCTTGACGGTGCTGCTGAGGAGTTCACCAAGGCCTTCGACAAGGGTCTGAGCCCCCGTGACTTCGTTGACACTatgaggaaggagaacaagCTCA TTCCTGGCATTGGTCACCGTGTCAAGTCCCGTAACAACCCTGATCTTCGTGTCGAGCTGGTCAAGGAGTTCGCCAAGAAGCACTTCCCCAGCACCAAGCTGCTCGACTACGCCATCGCTGTTGAGACTGTCACCACCTCTAAGAAGGACAACCTGATCCTGAACGTTGACGGTTGCGTTGCTGTCTGTTTCGTTGACCTCATGCGCAACTCCGGTGCCTTCTCCCCCGAGGAAGTTGAGGACTACATGAAGATGGGTGTCCTTAACGGTCTCTTCGTCTTGGGTCGCAGTATCGGTCTGATTGCCCACTACCTCGATCAGAAGCGCCTGCGTACCGGTCTCTACAGACACCCTTGGGACGATATCACCTACTTGCTCCCTGCCCTGCAGAAGGGTGGATCGGAAGGCCGTGTCGAGGTCAACATCTAA
- a CDS encoding GTPase GPN2 (predicted GTPase) has product MPFAQLVIGPPGAGKSTYCNGMHQFLGAIGRKCSIVNLDPANDKTSYPCALDVRDLVTLEEVMSEDHLGPNGGILYALEELEENFDWLEEGMKELGDDYVLFDCPGQVEIFTHHSSLRNIFFKLQKMGYRLIVIHLIDSYNLTLPSMYISALILSLRAMLQMDLPHLNVLTKIDNLSNYAPLPFNLDYYTEVQDLSYLLPHLEAESSRLSHDKFGALNQAIIDLVEDFGLVAFETLAVEDKKSMMSLLHVIDRASGYVFGPAEGANDTVWQVAVRDGLGTMDVRDVQERWLDAKDEHDELERQQLEAEAKARDEAAGPTKPSAGYEDDDEYDDLGRGFIPDGGVKVVLPFLPLHRIHQPYQLVMPHVRTTDCEVK; this is encoded by the exons GCCTCCCGGCGCGGGAAAGTCGACTTATTGCAATGGCATGCATCAGTTCCTCGGGGCAATTGGCCGCAAATGTTCGATCGTGAATCTGGACCCCGCAAATGATAAAACGTCCTACCCATGTGCGCTGGATGTTCGCGACCTGGTCACGCTCGAGGAGGTAATGAGTGAAGATCACCTGGGTCCTAACGGAGGTATATTGTATGCGCTAGAAGAACTGGAGGAGAACTTTGACTGGCTGGAGGAGGGGATGAAGGAACTCGGAG ATGACTATGTTCTATTTGACTGCCCAGGTCAGGTCGAGATTTTCACGCATCACTCTTCATTACGGAACAttttcttcaagctccaAAAAATGGGATATAGA TTAATCGTAATACACCTAATTGACTCCTATAACCTCACTTTACCTTCTATGTACATATCtgccctcatcctctcccttcGAGCCATGCTTCAAATGGACCTTCCCCACCTCAACGTCCTCACCAAGATCGACAATCTCTCGAACTACGCTCCGCTCCCTTTCAATCTAGACTATTACACAGAGGTCCAAGACCTTTCATATTTGCTGCCGCACCTGGAAGCGGAATCGTCTCGGCTTTCGCATGATAAGTTCGGGGCCCTCAATCAAGCCATTATAGACCTCGTTGAGGATTTCGGGCTCGTTGCATTCGAAACGCTAGCTGTCGAAGACAAGAAGAGCATGATGAGCCTATTGCACGTCATTGACCGGGCAAGCGGGTATGTGTTCGGACCTGCTGAAGGTGCAAACGATACCGTCTGGCAGGTTGCTGTCCGGGACGGTCTAGGCACTATGGACGTTCGAGATGTACAGGAACGCTGGTTAGATGCCAAAGATGAGCACGATGAACTTGAAAGGCAACAGTTGGAAGCAGAGGCCAAAGCACGAGACGAAGCAGCCGGCCCTACCAAACCCAGCGCCGGTTacgaagacgacgatgagTACGACGATCTTGGCAGGGGATTCATACCAGACGGCGGAGTGAAAGTT gttctgccttttctgcccTTGCATAGAATTCATCAACCCTATCAGCTAGTCATGCCACATGTGCGCACTACAGATTGTGAGGTGAAATAA
- the aclA gene encoding putative ATP citrate lyase subunit (Acl) (ATP-citrate lyase): protein MSAKSILEADGKAILNYHLTRAPVIKPTPLPPSSTHNPPARLASLYFPEDRAVKDVLDQAEVTYPWLLASGAKFVAKPDQLIKRRGKSGLLALNKTWAEAREWIEARAAKDVQVETVTGVLRQFLVEPFVPHPQETEYYINIHSVREGDWILFTHEGGVDVGDVDAKAEKLLIPVNLKNYPSNEEIAATLLKKVPSGVHNVLVDFISRLYAVYVDCQFTYLEINPLVVIPNADATSAEVHFLDLAAKLDQTAEFECGTKWAIARSPANLGIAVAPQEGKVNIDAGPPMEFPAPFGREMSKEEKFIAELDAKTGASLKLTVLNPKGRVWTLVAGGGASVVYADAIASAGFVSELANYGEYSGAPTETQTYNYAHTVLDLMLRAPIHPDGKVLFIGGGIANFTNVASTFKGVIRALREVAPVLNEHKVQIWVRRAGPNYQEGLRNIKSVGEELGLNMHVYGPEMHVSGIVPLALLGKKSDVKEFSA, encoded by the exons ATGTCCGCCAAGTCGATTCTCGAGGCTGATGGCAAGGCCATCCTCAACTACCACCTCACTCGTGCCCCCGTCATCAAGCCgactcctcttcctccttcctccactcACAACCCTCCCGCTCGTCTCGCCTCTCTCTACTTCCCTGAAGACCGTGCCGTCAAGGATGTCCTCGACCAGGCCGAGGTGACCTACCCGTGGCTGTTGGCCTCCGGTGCTAAGTTCGTTGCTAAGCCCGACCAATTGATCAAGAGGCGTGGCAAGAGCGGTCTCCTCGCTCTGAACAAGACCTGGGCTGAGGCTAGAGAATGGATTGAGGCTCGCGCCGCTAAGGACGTCCAGGTTGAGACCGTCACTGGCGTTCTCCGTCAGTTCCTGGTTGAGCCTTTCGTTCCCCACCCTCAGGAAACTGAGTACTACATCAACATTCACTCCGTGCGTGAG GGTGACTGGATCCTCTTTACCCACGAAGGTGGTGTCGATGTTGGCGATGTTGACgccaaggccgagaagcttcttaTTCCTGTCAACCTGAAGAACTACCCCTCGAATGAGGAGATCGCTGCCactctcttgaagaaggtgCCCAGCGGTGTCCACAATGTCCTCGTGGACTTCATCTCTCGTCTGTACGCCGTCTATGTCGACTGCCAGTTCACCTACCTCGAGATCAACCCTCTCGTGGTCATCCCTAACGCTGATGCCACCTCCGCTGAGGTCCACTTCCTGGATTTGGCTGCCAAGCTGGACCAGACCGCTGAGTTCGAGTGCGGCACCAAGTGGGCTATTGCCCGTAGCCCCGCCAACCTGGGTATTGCCGTTGCTCCTCAGGAGGGCAAGGTCAACATTGACGCTGGCCCGCCCATGGAGTTCCCCGCTCCTTTCGGCCGTGAGAtgagcaaggaagagaagttcATCGCTGAGTTGGATGCCAAGACCGGTGCCTCTCTCAAGCTCACCGTCCTCAACCCCAAGGGCCGTGTCTGGACCCtggttgctggtggtggtgcctCCGTCGTGTACGCCGATGCTATTGCCTCCGCTGGCTTCGTCAGTGAGCTCGCCAACTACGGTGAGTACTCCGGTGCTCCCACCGAGACTCAGACCTACAACTACGCTCACACCGTCCTGGACCTGATGCTACGTGCTCCTATTCACCCCGACGGCAAGGTTCTcttcattggtggtggtattgccAACTTCACCAACGTTGCTTCGACCTTCAAGGGTGTCATCCGTGCCCTGCGTGAGGTCGCCCCTGTTCTGAACGAGCACAAGGTCCAGATCTGGGTCCGTCGTGCTGGTCCTAACTACCAGGAGGGTCTCCGTAACATCAAGTCCGTTGGTGAGGAACTGGGCCTCAACATGCACGTCTACGGTCCTGAGATGCACGTCAGTGGTATCgttcctcttgctcttctgggcAAGAAGTCCGATGTGAAGGAGTTCTCTGCTTAA